A single Methanolobus sp. ZRKC5 DNA region contains:
- a CDS encoding sodium:solute symporter family protein — MLNHILLVLYVIGILLLSLKLKQGTFSGFAVSDRNVMHPAVIGIAYMAAYFSAASFLGGGGYGLIAGLPWVIWGVFFHVAFACLAFIIAPKIWVFSQKYDAKTIPQLLERRYDSQKGKVLLAAIMLLMYTVYLVAIFKGCANLFQGLLGVTYVQGLFIAVVIVALYYVIGGLPAIIWISFLQGLIMLVGAVLLYTGLISSGGGMAIWDMVPADILSMSGAAVPWQKTFGMAFSISLGLLALPDLLIMLFSAKDKRVVRFAGIYGPISITIYALCIFSLGVLAHGVFSSEQLAPFMANPDGLIPFLATSLLPRGFDSIVLLAAISAAMSTMSAIVLVTTTALTSDILKYLRPATPDNVVLRMTRIVGVIIIIVSAFFAMDVPQMIVPLVSASMGVIACCVFIPLIFGLYWERGTATGFVASLVASFGSVVLWQLFGNPLIHPVFIGLIFGTIAYLGGSLASPRPSPMTEIE, encoded by the coding sequence ATGCTTAATCATATTCTTTTGGTGTTATACGTAATTGGGATACTTTTGCTTTCCCTGAAACTAAAGCAGGGAACCTTTTCAGGATTTGCTGTATCAGACCGCAATGTGATGCATCCTGCGGTGATAGGAATTGCATATATGGCTGCGTATTTCAGCGCTGCATCTTTCCTCGGTGGTGGAGGCTATGGACTTATTGCTGGCCTCCCATGGGTCATCTGGGGAGTTTTCTTCCATGTAGCATTTGCCTGTCTGGCATTCATCATTGCACCCAAAATATGGGTGTTCTCCCAAAAGTACGATGCCAAGACCATTCCACAGCTGCTGGAGCGCAGATACGATTCCCAAAAAGGTAAGGTCCTGCTTGCAGCTATCATGCTTTTAATGTACACCGTATATCTGGTTGCCATCTTCAAGGGCTGTGCCAATCTTTTCCAGGGCCTGCTGGGAGTGACATATGTCCAGGGTCTTTTCATAGCTGTTGTCATCGTGGCTCTTTACTATGTGATTGGAGGGCTGCCTGCGATCATATGGATCAGTTTCCTGCAGGGGCTTATCATGCTTGTAGGTGCAGTGCTGCTATACACAGGACTTATTTCAAGTGGTGGCGGAATGGCAATATGGGATATGGTTCCAGCTGACATATTGAGTATGAGTGGAGCAGCAGTCCCATGGCAAAAGACCTTTGGAATGGCATTTTCCATCAGTCTTGGGCTTTTGGCATTACCCGATCTGCTGATAATGTTGTTCTCTGCCAAAGACAAAAGAGTAGTGCGCTTTGCAGGCATCTATGGACCAATATCCATCACCATTTACGCTTTATGTATATTCTCCCTGGGAGTTTTGGCTCATGGAGTCTTCAGCTCAGAACAGCTGGCTCCATTCATGGCAAACCCTGATGGACTTATACCATTTTTAGCAACATCACTACTCCCCCGTGGATTTGATAGCATCGTACTGCTGGCTGCTATCTCTGCTGCCATGTCAACTATGAGTGCTATTGTGCTGGTCACAACAACCGCTCTGACTTCAGATATCTTGAAGTATCTACGTCCGGCAACTCCTGATAATGTGGTGCTCCGTATGACAAGGATAGTAGGAGTTATCATCATTATAGTCTCGGCATTCTTCGCAATGGATGTTCCACAGATGATTGTACCCCTGGTGTCCGCAAGTATGGGCGTTATCGCATGCTGCGTTTTCATACCGCTTATTTTCGGACTTTACTGGGAACGTGGCACAGCAACAGGATTTGTTGCCAGCCTGGTGGCAAGTTTCGGCTCAGTGGTGCTCTGGCAACTCTTTGGCAATCCACTCATCCACCCGGTATTCATCGGTTTGATCTTTGGTACCATTGCATATTTGGGAGGAAGCCTGGCAAGTCCCCGTCCATCTCCTATGACGGAAATTGAATAA
- a CDS encoding (Fe-S)-binding protein, translating to MMHKFEAEISYCIDCKKCWDVCPVNMVTEGNRFTPQGKIESLAKIVAGEELTKDEMDNVYLSTRCGACDDVCPVNIPITDIIQYERELLAQQGREPAKTTAISRNIIENNSPGSMDPATRFDWITDDLDLAESSEIAYMAGCWVAHSQPDIARATIRLLNHVGIRPMILKEEKCCGLFLIDNGHLEQAAEHAKKFVDYIESLGVKKVIASCPGCYLVLSHDYPELYRELNFEVEHSLNIFKDMIADGTLKPKKLDMSVSVRDACPLQESKDVPRSILSSMGVEVQELFDGKQVCCGGPAGLKPNFPEIAADIAMLSVNDYKDKVETLVSYCPFCMHHMGGVCRSQDEELKMKDVSVLLAESVLDDWE from the coding sequence ATGATGCATAAGTTTGAGGCAGAGATTAGTTATTGTATAGATTGTAAGAAATGCTGGGATGTCTGCCCGGTGAACATGGTTACTGAAGGTAATCGCTTCACTCCACAGGGAAAAATAGAGAGCCTTGCAAAGATCGTTGCAGGTGAGGAGCTTACAAAGGATGAAATGGACAACGTCTATCTTTCCACACGATGCGGGGCTTGTGATGATGTATGTCCTGTGAACATTCCTATCACAGATATCATACAATATGAGAGGGAGTTGCTGGCACAGCAGGGCAGGGAACCTGCAAAGACCACAGCTATCTCACGGAACATAATCGAAAACAACAGCCCTGGAAGTATGGATCCGGCAACAAGGTTTGACTGGATAACAGATGACCTTGATCTTGCTGAAAGCTCAGAAATAGCTTACATGGCAGGTTGCTGGGTAGCTCACAGTCAGCCGGATATTGCAAGAGCCACTATCCGTCTTCTCAACCATGTGGGAATCAGGCCAATGATACTGAAGGAAGAGAAATGCTGCGGACTTTTCTTAATCGATAACGGTCATCTGGAGCAAGCGGCTGAGCATGCAAAGAAATTCGTTGATTATATCGAGTCACTGGGAGTAAAGAAGGTCATTGCTTCATGTCCCGGTTGTTATCTTGTTCTAAGCCATGATTATCCGGAACTCTATCGTGAACTGAATTTCGAGGTCGAGCATTCCCTTAATATCTTTAAGGACATGATCGCAGATGGCACTCTAAAACCCAAAAAGCTTGACATGAGCGTTTCTGTTCGTGATGCTTGTCCACTTCAGGAGTCAAAAGATGTGCCACGCAGTATTCTTTCAAGCATGGGTGTGGAGGTTCAGGAACTCTTTGACGGCAAACAGGTGTGTTGTGGAGGACCGGCAGGACTTAAACCGAATTTCCCGGAAATTGCAGCTGATATTGCCATGCTGTCGGTGAATGATTACAAGGATAAGGTCGAAACACTTGTCTCATACTGCCCATTCTGCATGCATCATATGGGAGGCGTATGCAGGTCTCAGGATGAGGAGCTGAAGATGAAGGATGTTTCTGTGCTGCTGGCAGAAAGCGTACTTGATGACTGGGAATGA
- a CDS encoding sodium:solute symporter family protein translates to MAVSTPVLGVIVLIYMMIIFYLGWIGYKKTKETEDYMVAGRQIHPYILALSYGATFISTSAIVGFGGAAGALGMGLLWLAVMTIVVGIFIAFVVFGSRTRRMGAKLEAVTFPELLGRRFNSRFIQGFSGALIGTFMPLYAGIVLIGGARFVETTLNIDYDVAVFILTIIVAAYVITGGLIAVMYTDALQGALMFFGMAALLFLTYDKLGGITAAHSALTAMNDLVPVSLAAGGHLGWTSMPAFGSPIWWTLVSTLTLGVGIGVLAQPQLAVRFMTVKDNRALNRAVLVGGPFILMMTGVAFTVGALSNVYFMKTKGVIAVVAAKGNMDLIIPEYINSAMPDVFVILFMLALLAAAMSTLSSQFHTMGTAIGHDFYRQYLKKGELGQSINITRAGIAITIIASVILAYVLPISIIARATAIFFGLCAAAFLPMYAGALFWKRMNRQGATASMLVGTFASLFWLTFVHKSEAVPLGISKAIFGVDTILTGTWTVIDPILIATPVAIIVAVVVSLLTKPDAQEHIDACFEK, encoded by the coding sequence ATGGCTGTAAGTACACCGGTGCTTGGAGTAATTGTATTGATCTATATGATGATCATCTTCTATCTTGGATGGATAGGGTATAAGAAAACGAAAGAAACCGAAGATTATATGGTTGCAGGGAGACAGATCCATCCGTACATCCTTGCATTGTCCTATGGTGCAACATTCATAAGTACCTCAGCCATTGTCGGATTTGGAGGAGCCGCCGGTGCTCTTGGAATGGGACTACTCTGGCTGGCTGTCATGACCATAGTTGTAGGTATCTTCATTGCCTTTGTGGTTTTTGGCTCAAGGACAAGGCGCATGGGTGCAAAACTCGAAGCAGTAACATTTCCCGAACTTCTGGGAAGAAGATTCAACTCCAGATTCATACAGGGATTTTCAGGTGCTTTAATTGGTACTTTCATGCCGCTTTACGCAGGTATCGTACTTATCGGAGGAGCAAGATTTGTTGAAACTACCCTCAATATAGATTATGACGTGGCAGTCTTCATTCTTACTATTATAGTTGCAGCTTACGTTATTACTGGTGGACTTATTGCAGTCATGTACACCGATGCCCTCCAGGGTGCACTGATGTTTTTCGGAATGGCAGCATTACTTTTCCTGACATACGACAAACTCGGAGGAATCACTGCAGCCCACTCAGCACTTACTGCTATGAATGACCTGGTACCTGTAAGTCTTGCAGCAGGAGGGCATCTGGGCTGGACTTCAATGCCAGCATTCGGCTCACCTATCTGGTGGACACTTGTTTCAACACTGACACTTGGAGTCGGAATTGGTGTGCTTGCACAGCCCCAGCTTGCAGTGAGATTCATGACCGTAAAAGATAACCGGGCACTTAACAGGGCAGTTCTTGTTGGCGGACCTTTCATTCTCATGATGACAGGAGTTGCATTCACCGTAGGTGCATTGTCAAACGTCTATTTCATGAAGACAAAAGGCGTGATCGCTGTTGTAGCTGCAAAAGGAAACATGGATCTGATCATACCTGAGTATATTAACAGTGCCATGCCTGATGTTTTTGTCATACTCTTTATGCTTGCATTGCTCGCTGCAGCCATGTCAACCTTAAGTTCCCAGTTCCATACCATGGGAACAGCTATAGGGCATGACTTTTATCGCCAGTATCTAAAGAAAGGAGAACTCGGACAGAGCATTAACATTACCCGTGCGGGTATTGCAATTACCATTATTGCAAGCGTAATACTGGCATATGTACTTCCAATAAGCATCATTGCAAGGGCCACAGCAATCTTCTTTGGGCTTTGTGCAGCAGCATTTTTGCCAATGTATGCGGGTGCACTTTTCTGGAAGCGTATGAACAGACAGGGAGCAACTGCCAGTATGCTTGTGGGAACTTTTGCAAGTCTGTTCTGGCTCACATTCGTTCACAAATCAGAAGCAGTACCACTTGGAATAAGCAAGGCTATTTTTGGTGTTGATACCATCCTTACAGGAACCTGGACCGTTATTGATCCAATACTTATCGCAACTCCCGTGGCGATAATCGTTGCTGTGGTAGTGAGCCTGCTAACAAAACCGGATGCACAGGAACACATTGATGCATGCTTTGAGAAATAA
- a CDS encoding DUF523 and DUF1722 domain-containing protein: protein MRKFPKPIVLVSRCLEFDNVRYNGQVIPSQIVRDMIPFVDFIKVCPEVEIGLGVPRDTLRIIKQDGEYRLVQPKTGEDLTEKMNTFTDNFLNELGGMDGFIFKGLSPSMGIENVKVYSGISMSPVVEKSAGLFAGEVIARYPGYPIEENERLRNSRIRHHFLTYLYTFATFRQVKKESYLEDLLKFHKNNRFLFMSYNTEILEEMSELLGSGKEVRQLFNEYESLLKQLMRKPGSLDLKMDTARNMFSMFADTIPAEKSFFENMLGRYSNNSISDDSVMELLRMFASRSQGEDAYEDAFLYPYPEELKALVDEKREKDYWDK from the coding sequence ATGAGAAAATTTCCAAAGCCCATTGTTCTTGTAAGTAGATGTCTTGAGTTTGATAACGTGCGATATAACGGTCAGGTTATTCCTTCTCAGATAGTGCGTGATATGATACCTTTTGTAGATTTCATCAAAGTATGCCCGGAAGTTGAGATTGGACTGGGGGTTCCGAGGGATACTTTGAGGATAATTAAGCAAGATGGTGAGTATCGGCTCGTCCAGCCAAAAACAGGTGAAGACCTCACTGAGAAGATGAATACTTTTACTGACAATTTCCTTAATGAGCTTGGAGGTATGGACGGTTTCATATTCAAAGGTCTTTCTCCAAGTATGGGAATCGAAAACGTCAAGGTATACTCTGGGATAAGTATGTCTCCGGTTGTTGAAAAAAGTGCAGGACTGTTTGCCGGAGAGGTTATTGCCAGATACCCTGGTTATCCTATCGAAGAGAATGAGAGATTGCGTAATAGCCGCATACGTCATCATTTTCTAACTTATTTATACACTTTTGCGACTTTCAGACAGGTGAAAAAAGAGTCCTATCTTGAAGATTTGCTTAAGTTTCACAAAAACAACCGTTTTCTTTTCATGAGCTACAATACTGAAATTTTAGAAGAAATGTCAGAATTACTGGGTTCAGGGAAAGAAGTCAGACAGTTGTTCAATGAATATGAATCTTTATTAAAACAGTTAATGAGAAAGCCCGGCTCATTGGATTTGAAAATGGATACTGCAAGGAATATGTTTTCCATGTTTGCAGATACAATCCCTGCGGAGAAATCTTTTTTTGAAAACATGCTTGGGCGTTATAGCAATAATAGTATAAGTGACGATTCTGTTATGGAATTATTGAGAATGTTCGCATCTCGTTCTCAGGGCGAAGATGCTTATGAGGATGCATTCCTGTATCCGTATCCTGAAGAGCTAAAAGCCCTGGTCGATGAGAAAAGAGAAAAAGATTATTGGGATAAGTGA
- a CDS encoding symporter small accessory protein, whose protein sequence is MLGIDDPQIWIAYILCFISAIGCIIYGTLKWNEEDDQDEVC, encoded by the coding sequence ATGCTTGGTATAGATGATCCCCAGATATGGATAGCATACATTCTTTGCTTTATCAGTGCCATCGGTTGCATAATCTATGGTACCCTTAAGTGGAACGAAGAAGATGATCAGGATGAGGTGTGTTAA
- a CDS encoding FIST N-terminal domain-containing protein: protein MLKFSSSSNRIVNSKKAIAECLESALVDEESIDCDLVVIYTTIGHNLNDIISEAHKLAPSAQVVGCTCSGIIGKEGPNEAMRCLAIMTIKGGNDEFSVVIKDNIAGPNSYEVGAQLAQDLKNKNPNVNMIHFLATGIDIAADKALEGIESVFGTDVPIFGATSSDNMKAINNFQFVGDQIFEKGALAIGFADPTLEVITQASHGFAIVEMPFEVTRSESNRVFELDGQPAWKCLTDNLGLPETAQLADTIPIGALAEELPESLQEEYGNTHILRVIAKKGTDGSIYMPVECPEGTKLYLTKRDEDLIFDGLDQMVGQIVERCNGRRPVAVFHADCVARGRGMLNRILKDEIVFRMQHPLCNDEDIPWLGMYGLGEFARLGGRSQFHNYTTALYVIVKRND, encoded by the coding sequence ATGTTAAAATTTTCGTCAAGTAGTAACAGAATTGTGAACTCAAAGAAAGCCATAGCTGAATGCCTTGAAAGTGCGCTCGTTGATGAAGAGAGCATTGATTGTGATCTTGTGGTAATCTATACCACCATCGGTCATAATCTGAATGATATTATAAGTGAGGCGCATAAGCTCGCTCCAAGTGCACAGGTTGTTGGTTGTACCTGCTCTGGAATTATTGGCAAAGAGGGACCAAATGAAGCAATGAGGTGTCTGGCTATCATGACAATAAAAGGCGGAAATGATGAATTTTCCGTGGTCATTAAAGATAATATAGCAGGTCCCAATTCTTATGAAGTCGGTGCCCAATTGGCTCAAGACCTGAAGAATAAAAATCCAAACGTTAACATGATCCATTTCCTGGCAACAGGTATCGATATTGCTGCCGACAAAGCGTTGGAAGGCATCGAATCCGTTTTTGGCACAGATGTTCCGATATTTGGAGCTACCTCTTCAGATAATATGAAAGCCATAAACAACTTCCAATTCGTTGGCGACCAGATATTTGAAAAAGGTGCATTAGCAATTGGCTTTGCAGACCCTACACTTGAAGTGATCACACAGGCCTCCCACGGTTTTGCAATCGTAGAAATGCCTTTTGAAGTAACACGTTCTGAGTCGAATCGTGTGTTCGAGCTGGATGGACAACCGGCCTGGAAATGTCTGACAGACAATCTCGGACTACCAGAAACAGCACAACTTGCGGATACGATTCCAATTGGAGCACTTGCAGAGGAACTGCCAGAAAGTTTACAGGAAGAATATGGCAATACACACATTCTTCGAGTGATTGCAAAGAAAGGAACGGATGGTAGTATCTATATGCCTGTTGAGTGCCCCGAGGGCACCAAACTCTACCTCACCAAGCGGGATGAGGATCTAATATTTGATGGCCTGGATCAGATGGTCGGGCAGATCGTTGAAAGATGCAACGGCCGTAGACCTGTCGCAGTTTTCCACGCAGACTGTGTCGCAAGAGGAAGGGGTATGTTAAACCGTATCCTTAAGGATGAAATTGTATTCAGGATGCAGCACCCCCTGTGTAACGATGAAGATATACCATGGCTGGGAATGTACGGACTGGGGGAATTTGCAAGATTAGGAGGACGATCCCAATTCCATAATTACACAACAGCCCTGTATGTCATTGTCAAGCGCAACGACTAA
- a CDS encoding aminoacyl-histidine dipeptidase has product MDEITEKILALFREVSSIPRPSGNEEKIATWLKEWALAKGFRVKFDSVNNVVIGVPASKGYENLPAIVIQGHMDMVCEKACGCNHDFTKDPIVPVIEGDWLKAQGTTLGADNGIALAIALALAEDTGVSHPPLELLFTVDEETGLTGANALMPDFISGKILLNVDSEDEGVFTVGCAGGLNSTIRMSLGYSPVPEDRSLFRLVVDGLAGGHSGVDIHEKRANANKLIAEVLKELTGDVDIMIMDIKGGSAHNAIPRHAEAIIALTPNSMETALSTISAFEKRMKAEYVDLEHSLSVILEEYAVEMDMRAINDTFAHKALALLLSLPHGVASISPAIPGLVETSNNLATVNIEDGELVVISSQRSSVDSGLAVITEKVTSVAVEYGAKWSHGSGYPAWQPDMSSQLLQRCKEVYFSVFGEYARIEVIHAGLECAVIGSKYKDMDMISFGPTIKNPHSPDERLYIPSVRKVWDFMVALLASFKTS; this is encoded by the coding sequence ATGGATGAAATCACAGAAAAGATCCTTGCCCTTTTCAGGGAAGTAAGCAGCATTCCAAGGCCTTCAGGAAATGAAGAGAAAATAGCCACATGGTTGAAAGAATGGGCATTAGCAAAGGGTTTTAGAGTAAAGTTCGATAGCGTCAATAATGTAGTTATCGGGGTTCCGGCTTCAAAAGGATATGAAAATTTGCCTGCGATAGTTATTCAGGGACATATGGACATGGTATGCGAAAAAGCATGTGGGTGCAACCACGACTTTACAAAAGACCCAATTGTACCCGTTATCGAAGGTGACTGGTTAAAAGCACAGGGGACTACTCTTGGAGCAGATAATGGAATAGCACTTGCCATCGCTCTGGCTCTTGCAGAGGATACTGGCGTAAGCCATCCACCGCTTGAGTTGCTTTTCACTGTTGATGAAGAGACTGGTCTTACCGGAGCTAATGCCCTGATGCCCGATTTCATCTCCGGAAAAATATTGCTGAATGTGGATTCGGAAGATGAGGGTGTTTTTACCGTTGGCTGCGCAGGTGGCTTGAACTCAACTATCAGGATGTCACTGGGATATTCACCAGTGCCGGAAGATAGATCGCTTTTCAGGCTGGTGGTAGATGGACTTGCAGGAGGACATTCCGGCGTTGATATCCATGAAAAGAGAGCAAATGCCAACAAATTGATTGCAGAAGTCTTGAAGGAACTTACCGGCGATGTGGATATCATGATCATGGATATTAAAGGCGGCTCTGCACACAATGCAATTCCACGACATGCGGAAGCGATCATTGCTCTTACACCTAATTCCATGGAGACTGCTCTTTCTACAATATCTGCATTTGAAAAAAGGATGAAAGCTGAATATGTGGATCTTGAGCATTCTCTTTCAGTGATTCTTGAAGAGTATGCGGTAGAAATGGATATGAGGGCAATAAATGATACTTTTGCTCATAAGGCTCTGGCTCTTCTGCTGTCTTTGCCACATGGGGTTGCTTCCATATCTCCCGCAATACCCGGTCTCGTTGAAACTTCAAATAACCTGGCGACTGTGAATATAGAAGATGGTGAGCTGGTAGTAATATCAAGCCAGCGCAGTTCAGTTGACTCGGGACTTGCCGTGATCACTGAAAAGGTTACCTCAGTTGCCGTTGAATACGGGGCCAAATGGTCACATGGTTCTGGTTATCCGGCGTGGCAACCTGATATGTCTTCACAGCTTCTCCAGCGATGCAAAGAAGTATATTTCTCAGTGTTTGGTGAATACGCGCGTATCGAGGTTATACATGCAGGTCTGGAATGCGCTGTTATCGGTTCCAAATACAAAGACATGGATATGATATCCTTCGGTCCTACCATAAAGAACCCACATTCTCCCGATGAGCGACTTTATATCCCGTCAGTTCGAAAGGTCTGGGATTTCATGGTGGCATTACTTGCTTCATTTAAAACTTCATAA
- a CDS encoding O-acetyl-ADP-ribose deacetylase, whose translation MDISETISVIMGDIVEQKVDAIVNAANNSLLGGGGVDGAIHYAAGPQLLEECRTLGGCPTGEARITKGYKLPAKWIIHTVGPVWKGGHYREEQLLTDAYRNSLILAEEHDVKSIAFPGISIGAYGFPVNKASGLAVSTILEYLNAESSLEDVRLICFNENAYHFYSSMLEEQVSQFVTIQPDKNTINSNLDKKLRPTFY comes from the coding sequence GTGGATATTTCTGAAACTATTAGTGTAATTATGGGTGATATCGTTGAACAAAAAGTCGATGCCATAGTGAATGCAGCCAACAATTCACTTCTGGGTGGTGGAGGAGTGGACGGAGCCATCCATTATGCTGCAGGTCCGCAACTTCTGGAGGAATGTCGCACCCTTGGAGGATGTCCAACAGGAGAAGCCAGGATCACAAAAGGTTACAAGCTTCCTGCAAAGTGGATTATACACACTGTTGGTCCTGTATGGAAAGGAGGACATTACAGGGAGGAACAACTCCTTACCGACGCATACAGGAATTCACTTATCCTGGCTGAGGAACATGATGTTAAAAGCATTGCTTTTCCTGGAATCAGCATTGGAGCCTATGGTTTTCCGGTAAATAAGGCGTCAGGACTTGCTGTGAGCACTATACTTGAATATCTCAATGCAGAGAGCTCACTGGAAGATGTCAGGCTCATCTGCTTCAATGAGAATGCATACCATTTTTATTCAAGTATGCTGGAAGAACAGGTTTCTCAGTTCGTAACTATTCAGCCTGATAAAAACACTATCAATAGCAATCTTGACAAAAAGTTGAGACCTACATTTTATTAG
- a CDS encoding histidine kinase dimerization/phosphoacceptor domain -containing protein, whose amino-acid sequence MLDSENKHRMIFEHSPVGIFHYDLNGIVTHCNNSFANIIGPAVEKIIGFNMLMSPENPQMIELVKKTLSGETGYFEGEYKSVLSDRTTVIKAEANPVFSNDRAVVGGICVVEDVTKQKKTELSLKSRDAILEGISFAAEKLLGPCPLDDTIQVVLERLGKATDVDHAYIFKNMIDEDGILRAYKTNKWESLGINSQIEYPEPHKLSYIDDGCERWVKALRAGDVISGSVQELPEVEHAFLKSYKALSIAAVPIHVEGNWWGFIGFDDCKNKREWFVVEKDALKAAADTIGAAIQRKQAEKALQENEEKLKTILSSIQTGVLIIDAETHVIVDINPSAVQSIGGLKEEIVGKVCHNFICKAEKGSCPITDLKDTINKSEHVLINVRGEEIPILKNVTSVNLDGRIHLIESFIDITERKKAEEVQKKDTLLKEIHHRVKNNLQVISSLLNLQSRNFTDEKVIAAFMESQTRVRSMAIAHQKLYQSKDLASIDVGDYIKNLATYLFQTYKVGNSAIKLKLDVDDVYMGIEKTIPLGLIINELVSNSLKYAYQTEEEGDIDIEFHLENKMFTLIVSDIGIGIPEDMDYSNSHSLGLQLVTTLVKQIHGNIELDRSNGTKFVITFKE is encoded by the coding sequence TTGCTGGACTCTGAGAACAAGCACCGTATGATCTTTGAACATTCTCCAGTAGGAATTTTCCATTATGATCTGAATGGAATTGTCACCCATTGCAATAATAGCTTTGCAAATATCATTGGACCAGCTGTAGAAAAAATAATCGGTTTTAATATGCTGATGTCCCCTGAAAATCCTCAAATGATAGAGCTTGTAAAAAAAACACTTTCAGGAGAAACAGGATATTTTGAAGGTGAGTATAAATCTGTCCTCAGCGATAGAACTACAGTTATTAAAGCTGAAGCTAACCCTGTTTTTTCGAATGACAGAGCTGTGGTGGGAGGCATCTGTGTTGTGGAAGATGTTACCAAACAAAAAAAGACAGAACTGTCTCTTAAAAGTCGCGATGCGATACTCGAAGGAATTAGTTTCGCAGCTGAAAAGTTACTGGGCCCATGCCCTTTAGATGATACCATACAAGTAGTTCTTGAGAGATTGGGAAAGGCAACAGATGTTGATCACGCATACATTTTTAAAAACATGATCGATGAAGATGGCATACTTCGGGCATACAAGACCAATAAATGGGAGAGCCTTGGAATCAATTCTCAGATCGAGTACCCTGAACCCCATAAATTATCATACATAGATGATGGTTGTGAACGCTGGGTAAAAGCTTTGAGGGCTGGAGATGTGATTTCCGGATCTGTTCAGGAGTTACCCGAAGTTGAACACGCTTTCCTTAAGTCCTATAAAGCATTATCCATCGCAGCAGTGCCAATACACGTGGAAGGAAATTGGTGGGGATTCATTGGTTTCGATGATTGTAAGAATAAAAGAGAATGGTTTGTCGTAGAAAAGGATGCTCTCAAAGCGGCGGCTGATACAATTGGCGCAGCCATCCAACGCAAGCAAGCAGAGAAAGCGTTACAGGAAAACGAGGAAAAATTGAAGACCATACTGTCATCCATCCAGACAGGAGTTCTTATTATCGATGCAGAAACACATGTTATCGTTGACATAAATCCTTCAGCAGTTCAAAGTATTGGTGGTTTAAAAGAGGAAATCGTTGGCAAAGTATGCCACAACTTTATCTGTAAGGCTGAGAAGGGAAGCTGTCCGATCACTGACCTCAAAGATACCATAAACAAATCAGAACACGTGCTCATAAATGTAAGAGGAGAAGAGATTCCCATCCTCAAAAATGTAACTTCTGTAAATCTTGATGGGCGAATACACCTGATTGAGAGTTTTATTGATATCACAGAACGTAAAAAAGCAGAAGAAGTTCAGAAAAAAGATACCTTATTAAAAGAGATACATCACCGGGTGAAAAATAACCTCCAGGTCATTTCCAGTCTGCTCAACCTTCAATCCAGGAATTTCACTGACGAAAAGGTAATTGCTGCCTTCATGGAGAGTCAGACCCGTGTCAGATCAATGGCTATTGCCCACCAGAAGTTGTACCAATCAAAAGATCTGGCAAGCATAGACGTTGGTGATTACATTAAAAATCTGGCGACCTATCTGTTCCAGACATATAAAGTAGGCAATAGTGCTATCAAACTGAAACTGGACGTTGATGACGTTTACATGGGTATAGAAAAAACAATTCCTCTTGGATTGATTATCAATGAACTTGTTTCAAATTCCTTAAAGTATGCTTATCAGACAGAAGAAGAAGGTGACATAGATATCGAATTCCATCTTGAGAATAAGATGTTTACACTCATTGTCAGCGACATTGGGATAGGCATTCCTGAAGACATGGATTATAGCAATTCACATTCATTAGGTTTGCAACTGGTAACAACACTTGTGAAACAAATTCATGGGAATATAGAGCTTGATCGAAGCAATGGGACAAAATTTGTGATTACCTTTAAAGAATGA